GGGGTACTTTTCTTCCATGTGAGAGAATCTCTCAGAGGTTCTTCAAAGCCTGTTATAATAATGCTTCCCATTTACTTTAAATGAATTACAGCAGCCCTCTGGTACAGCTGAGCtcatcatttcaaaattttagtACATAGGGTCATCTCAGAGCATTTTGTAATCACTGTAGGCTGTGGCAAAGATGTTGCAATTGACCAGGAAGTTCAAGCAGAAATCTCAGAAATGGAACTTGAGCATCTCCTTAAGGAATATGGAAATTAACgtaaaaagacacaaaaatcaTAAGTCAGGATCAAGAAATTTCAAAGAGTGACTTGAAATATCATGGAACTATTatgtcattgttttttaaagagtattttaacatttcaaaccTCTTAGTGTTGTTTAGGACAAGCAGAATCTCATGAAGAAGCTTACTTTATTTCAACTACTTTACGTCCAAGACAGTTGAACACAACAAAAGCTTCTGAATATTCCCACAGCATTTACATCTGTCTTACCTTTGTGCGTGTTAACTTTTCAGTGCAAAATGTTTCCTGTGATCTGACAGTAACTTGACAGTAGTTACTCTTCCCTCCTGCCACATAagtcattttcattaaattatacTTGATTTGGAAAGATTCTGCTATTGATGTACTCCCCCTTTTCTTACTTTAGATCATGCTTCTACTGAAGTTCTGTGATATTGTCTTCCACATTAAGTGATCTCAAAGCAGTTAACGAagtttaaaataacatataGACTATCACATTATAGTTCACTTTAAACATTAGGGTTCATGACTATCAAACAGGATGACAGAgcattattttaactgttttcatAATAAAGTTGTTGTACAGCTTCATCAGATGTATTTGATGCTCAAACACCACAAATACATTACAGAACGCTCCATAGCTGGACTGCATGCTCTTGTCAGGTTAAAATTGTCCAGAGAAACTGGCATTGCACTCTTCCATCTATTTATCCTATTTTTAATCATCCACGTTAATTTTAAACCCTGTTGAAGGTAATTTtgaattgtaaaagaaaaaacactaagCAGGATTTTCTAGACTTTGGCAAAGCTGCACTGAGTTACTCACGTCAACACAAAGCATTGTACAACGTCTCCAAGACATGAACACACGCACAACTTCAACCCCTCCAAATCTGACATGTCCAGGAAGCAAGAcaaattaattcttttctgGAAATGGATCAAATCTATCCTAGCAATAGGGAAAGTTAAGCATACAAGAGGacaagaagattaaaaaaagaagtagattTCACTCATATTGCTATATTCTACAGGAATTTCTTCTACCACAAGAGCAACTGAAAGTTCCTAAGAAGTGGGTAGTTCTAAAAAAGATTCAAGCCACAGATCAACAGTTTGTGTTAGCTACACCCGCTATTTGgtttaagaaaattaatgcaTACAAGATGATCCTCCAACATTTACTTTTGAAAGACAGTTAAATCTAAGCCATAAGAGACTTGGGCCCACTCTCAGATATGGGAGGCTGCTCGCAGCTGCTCCGTTCAGCTGAGCTAATAAGACTAAATAGAAGTGGCCCCACCCACGAAGCCACAAACAATACATGCATTCAGGAactgttctttgttttattgAACGATTGAAGCAGGACTATAATCAAGTGTTGGTCCACTCTTATCatcaaaaagaaatctgttcattttttttttaataacatcaaCACAAATGGAAGAAACATGAAGCATCATAATAGGAACCTTTAACTACAGGATGTTAGACTATGCTCAGACTGGTGCTACTTCAATATTTCTAGACTCTCCACTGTATAGACCAGCCACACTAGTGTTTATTTATCTCCAAATCACTACAGTTCTGGGTAAAGCACCCTTCTGGCTATCTGAGCCATCATCATGAGATCAAAACGCCGTTTCTGCCACTAGAATCCTGATCTTgtagcatttaatattttactaaaGAGTAACAACTATCCTCTCCAAAGTTACATATAGccattataaatatttacatcaaACATTTACAACTGGTTCATAATATACAACACAACAATTTAACTATAATTTATAATCTTCCTGTGTCATgatttcagtctgttttgcaCACAGTCACAGGCAGTACAGGGCATTTCTGAAACTCATGTTATGGAATGATGTTACTTTCATAACAATCAGCTTGGGggaagtgttttctttgttaaacaAGCAGATTTCAATTTCTAAACCCAATCTAGTGCTACTACTAACTTTTAAAATAGGattaagaggagaaaaaaaaacatacttggAAATAAATACACCTTTAAAAATTCCACAGTTAACCATGtgagaatatttgttttcacacaACGTAAAGGAGACCTTACTCTTCATCATTTCCCTGCGCTGGAACACTTTAGTTCAATCCATTCTTATCTTCTGATTTGTCATCCTGTAAATAATGCTGTCATACCCAGGATCCATGTTCCAGAGGTTGTAGGAGATGACTATCACAGCTAAAGCAAGACCTATCATCATCCACAGAATAATGTTGAAGATTACAGAGTAGTTGTAGTTGTATGGATAGGCAAGGTTATATGGATTATCCGATTCactctgtaatgaaaaaaaataagtgtattaCTTTAACAAGTTATTTTGCGTACAAAACACATTCTGACTACATCAAAAATCCGAGCCATCTAAATAAGAGAGATGCATTTTTGTCTAGACAACTCTGATGCTAGGGCACAAAATGCAAAAGTGATTATGTGACTGACATTAATGGAATCCAAAGGAAGGCGCTGACAAGAGCCTCGTGAAATTCAAAGAAGACAAACGCAAAGCCCTGCACCTGGCACAGAATAACCCCGCCTGACAGCACAGGCTGGGCACTGACCAGCTGGGGAACAGCTCTGCAAAGAGGGCCCACTGGACAGGGTGAACAAAGCCAGCATTCTGCCCCTGCGACGATGAAGGTAAACTGCATCCTGGGCAGGTCACGTAAACTGCAGCAGGTCAAAGAAGGCAATCATTTCTCTCTACTCAACCCCCATGAAGCAGGGCTTGCATGCACTACTGTACTGGGGAAAACAGTGCTGGAGTACAAATTCTAACAAGGAACGAGGGAAGTTTTCACAGCGAAAGTGGTAACATtttggaacaggttgtccaaGGCTGCAAgttccacagcctctctggacatTTTGAGAACTTGGCTGGACGAGGACCTACAGAGCCTGATCAAACTCCTAAATTAATGCTGCTTTGAGCAGTGGGCTGGATTAGACCATGTCCAGAGGTCGTCTTTAAACTAAATTACTGTATGATTTATTCAAAATCATTAAAGGTAAGCTGACCTCTTCACACCCATGCCTACATCAAAGTCAGTACCCTAGTCCTTAAAAAGTTATGCTCAGGTAAAGAAGTGATGCAGTTTGAATGCATTTGTGCTGTCAATAGGtgagatacagaaaaatgtacGTATACTACCTGTGAAGACTGGAGAATGGAGCGAGTCTTCCTTGTGAGGGGAGAATTAAACGTCTTTACAGCCACCACTTCTACTACTGCATTCCCACTATACAGATTATACATCTCATCTGCAAACTGGAAGAGCAAAAGTGACTTAATTTAAAACCTAAACCGTAGCCAGGAATTAAGGAGGGCCTTGTAAGCAAGATGTACTAAACCATAACATGTCAGCTTCAGGATTAAGAGGATTGTAGAAAGttgtaaaataaaacccacTATTTTTGAGTTCCAACAAGAAAGGGCCAGCTTCCAGCTGGTTTACAACATCTCAGAGTAAACAGTTACTTGCCTTAATGAATTCATGCTTTTACACTTTTCCATCATGCTTTTGAAACTCAAAACTTACTGGTGTCAGGTCTTAATAAATATTATCTAATGATTATGTACAACCAGCTAAAGCATTACTTACCTGAATGGTTGGAAATTAAGATTTATACAACTTCATGGCAAGGGGAAACTAATCACTGTATCCCAGgataaaaaaagatttccacATTTCACTGGGCCAGTCTTGGCGAGACATGCTGGGGGTTTTTTAATGCAAGATGTTTGTTTAGGAGAAAGACATATCAGCTCATGTCTTATATAAGGTTTTAATATATTCCTACTCCTTCATCCAGAACACCTAACGTACTGTGAAAAATGTTGACACGATTCTATACAGTGACAAATTGTAATATTCAATTTTATAACTgaacaaatgtgttttaaaaatcaatcaaaaaaaccaaacatcagTAAGGCCATCACTAATGAAGTAACAGTTCACAGCAGGACACAATCAAAAAGCTAAATCCCATGTTGttaacacaaaaaatatttccttagtATTGTTATGAGTTTTGTTCCTTAGATAGAAAGCGTACCTTTTGCAAGGAGTCTACAAGAATTTGAGAAGCATCCTTGAACTGCTGAGAGTCTTCCCCATATCGTTTTCCAACTTCTTCCAAACCAGCCAGTTCCAGAGAATACAGGTCTGGAGAGTGATCTTTGGCCAAGTGCTTGTGTCGAGACAGCTTTGGGACACGATTGAGGACAGAAAGAATTTAATTCATGAACAGgttactttaaaaacacattttcacaaAGTCAGTTTGCTGGGACTAATCCAGCCTCACTTTCCACAGTCATATTTCACGTTCATTAGAGAATGGAGTTTTTGGCCTACTTAACCACAAAGATGTccacaagtgtttttttttttcccccttacgctacagaagaaagcagatgaTCATCATGTAGCATCTATTTATAACATGAGATTACATACATGTAATCTAGAGCTCTACTAAAAGAAACATCATACTTTTATTCTTGTCAGAATCCTTTCTCTACACttgccataaaaataaaagttggaagaaaaaaataactataatATCTGGATACTACTATTCCCTCCACTGAAGCTGGGCCTTGCAAAAGTGAGTAAATTGCAACTTCCACCTTACTGTTGCCCACGTACAGAAGTATTTTACTTAAGGAGTATCATCTATTCATCACAATTCATGCTACAGAAGTCACTCTATCTTTTTCAAGTAAATGGAACAAtgatattttgaagtaaaatggtAGATAGGGCAAAGAACATGTTCTTAACTACCATTACACTTCTCAAGTAAGAAAACTAAGAAAGCCTTGCAAATCCCTCATTGAGTACTTCCTGCGGGTATGGAGAAACAGTAGCTCAGAACACCCCCTGCTCTcttaaacacaagaaaaaagaagctaCAGAGGTCCAAGGTTGTCATTTCCTTCCATAAAAACAAGGCTGATTCAAACACCTCAAGAACACACTATTTAAACTGATGCACCAAACGATACCCTTGAGTGCACATCACTGTTTGCCAAGTACCCTGGCTATGGCTTCTCTACCTTTAAACGGTATCTGGTATCTTTCAAGTTTGAGACCTCAGGTGTAGGAagtgtttacaaaaaaaaaaataataatcttacCAGGCTTGCAATATCATGTAGGACTTGTAGTTCTGACAAAAAAAGCAAGTCAACCTGGGGaagagacaaaaaggaaaagatgggCATTTCCTTCGATGAAACCAGAGTCAGAGAAACCTTATTTTGTTGCAAGCCTCTGTATTTTCTAACGGGATATGTCTGTTACAGCATCAAAACATACTGGAAGGCAATTCCTTTTAATAAAGTTACTTACAGAAAAACTTTAACCTTAGTTCTTAGAATtcaattagaaaaagaaaagggtatTCTCCTaggcaaaggaagaagaaaacgGAAAAGCGTATTAGAAAAGAATCTACAAGTACTcattgattatatttttttacctCATTGTTTCTGCTGAGGGAGTTGAGAGGAAGGGAGCTGAGAATGGAGTTGTCCTGGAATAAGCGGTTTCGCAGTTGGCGCAGCGTGACAGAAAGATCTTCAAATACAGAGTTTGCCTTGCCCACCATGTACACTCTCTGCAGGAATAGCCATTGTTTAATAAGAGATTCGTTTTTTAGTTTCTCCGATCACACATTAACAATCGACCACACTTGCAAATCATGCTccaatgcaaaatattttcatataactGCTTCTGCCCCAAACAGACAAGTGGAAAGTGTTCTTACTATTTAGAGCATTTGTAATCAGAACTGAAGCAATACTCACTTCCTCGCTGGGGGCCAGCTGCAAGACCACAGGAGTCTCCTCAGAGAACAAAGTATGAATAGCATTCGCAACGCTGTCCAGACTGAAAGGAACAGCCTGAAACACAAAGTCTAGTTAGATTTTTGGGTAAAACTGGACCTGACaatataaaaggagaaaacGACTTAAGTCTGGAAAAATAAGACAGCGTCTTTTTCAGTAGAGTATGAATAATTCCAAAGTGCTGGCAATCAGAGCCAAGGTACAAAATAACAACTGCACATCTGTTAACAGactatttatttgcaaatatggTGAACACAGTACATTTTTAAGAACTCCAAGAGGCCATGATTGTGTAATTAAGAGGCTTACTTAAGCTGAAAGTATAGCCTCATTTACCAAGGAAGCCAGACCAACAAATataaaagcaatacaaaagACTGAACCCGTGTTACAGTAAATTGAAAGTTATGAACCACAGAAAGCTGTGGAATGAAAATATATCAGTAGAAAGACCAATTGCTGAAATACCAAAGAAAAGAACCACATAAAAATTATTGAGAGCTAAAGAAGTCCTAGCATGGCATTAGAACCATTACAGGTAAGCAAATAAAACTCTTAAGTTTTTCTAAACACTTATTTCTAGGTTTTATCTAGAAAGAAGCAGAACAACATTTCCATTCATTAGTTAAAGagcacaaaaatcttttttctaatAGATATTGGTAAGTCTGTAGGTTAGGATAATTAGTACCCAGCGGCCCTGAACACGAACTCGGCAATGATCATTTGAAATTATTCTTGAATACTGGAGAACCAGTGCTTTGCCAGCATACATTTGAGGCAGTTCATTTGAAgccacagcagtgaaaaaacTGAAGACTGGgaatcttaatttcttttaatggcaaataaagaaaataggCATTAAGTACACCTTAGAACCTTCAGAAGTTACAAGTGTGAATATGACTGAAGACTATCTATT
This is a stretch of genomic DNA from Cygnus atratus isolate AKBS03 ecotype Queensland, Australia chromosome 1, CAtr_DNAZoo_HiC_assembly, whole genome shotgun sequence. It encodes these proteins:
- the ATP6AP2 gene encoding renin receptor, which encodes MGRRGAVPAAVLLAAAWLAGVCGDEFSILRTPQSVVFRDGSWPIPGDRIPDVAALSMGFSVEEDLSWPGLAVGDLFHRPRATVLVTVKGVDKLTLPVKGISYPIENAVPFSLDSVANAIHTLFSEETPVVLQLAPSEERVYMVGKANSVFEDLSVTLRQLRNRLFQDNSILSSLPLNSLSRNNEVDLLFLSELQVLHDIASLLSRHKHLAKDHSPDLYSLELAGLEEVGKRYGEDSQQFKDASQILVDSLQKFADEMYNLYSGNAVVEVVAVKTFNSPLTRKTRSILQSSQSESDNPYNLAYPYNYNYSVIFNIILWMMIGLALAVIVISYNLWNMDPGYDSIIYRMTNQKIRMD